The following are encoded in a window of Rhodomicrobium lacus genomic DNA:
- a CDS encoding GMC family oxidoreductase, which yields MGYDYVIAGGGSAGCVLANRLSADPSIKVALLEAGGRDWNFLIHMPSGYAGLMRTGWVDWGYHTEPQAGLYGRRLYWPRGKVLGGSSSVNAMIYIRGVPSDYDTWAQLGNRGWAWDDVLPYFKKAENYSGGADEYHGGDGPLKVSRPGVVNPLNVAWIEAGQQAGHPYTDDFNGASQEGFGPIDCTVSNGRRASAAVCYLKPVMDRPNLTVITRAQATRIIVESGRAVGVEYAHGREKRTIRAAREVIVSGGAINSPQLLLLSGIGPADEIAPHGIRPVHHLPGVGKNLQDHIHGAIKHYCPKPVSYYNIVKPSALLRHVAYYLMTHKGPASIVGLESLAFLKTRPEIVAPDVQYHFAAILYADHGRKMIQRHGYMGYYNVQRPEARGEIALKSADPLAHPAIQPNYLQNEADLRTLRDGFKMLRDVFAQPAFDPYRGEEWQPGAKVRTDAEIDDYNRRTAETIYHPIGTCKMGQDAMAVVDETLRVRGLEGLRVVDASIMPRLISGNTNAPTIMIAEKAADMILSGAIASSSDDAALAA from the coding sequence ATGGGCTACGATTATGTCATCGCCGGGGGCGGTTCGGCGGGTTGCGTGCTCGCGAACCGGCTCTCCGCCGATCCGTCGATCAAGGTCGCGCTTCTCGAAGCGGGAGGCCGCGACTGGAATTTTCTCATTCATATGCCGTCCGGTTATGCGGGCCTGATGCGAACGGGCTGGGTCGACTGGGGCTATCACACCGAGCCGCAGGCGGGCCTGTACGGGCGTCGGCTTTATTGGCCACGCGGCAAGGTCCTCGGCGGCTCAAGCTCCGTCAACGCGATGATCTACATTCGCGGCGTGCCGAGCGATTACGACACGTGGGCGCAGCTCGGCAATCGCGGCTGGGCGTGGGACGATGTGCTGCCCTATTTCAAAAAGGCGGAAAACTATTCAGGCGGCGCGGACGAGTATCACGGCGGCGACGGCCCGCTGAAGGTGTCGCGGCCGGGCGTCGTCAATCCGCTGAACGTGGCATGGATCGAGGCGGGCCAGCAGGCGGGCCACCCCTACACGGACGATTTCAACGGCGCGTCGCAGGAAGGCTTCGGCCCCATCGACTGCACGGTGTCGAACGGCCGCCGCGCGAGCGCCGCGGTGTGCTATCTGAAGCCGGTGATGGACCGGCCGAACCTCACCGTGATCACGCGGGCGCAAGCAACGCGCATCATCGTGGAAAGCGGACGCGCGGTCGGCGTGGAATATGCGCACGGCCGCGAGAAGCGCACCATTCGCGCCGCACGCGAGGTGATCGTCTCGGGCGGCGCGATCAACTCGCCGCAATTGCTGCTGCTCTCGGGCATCGGCCCGGCGGACGAGATCGCACCGCACGGCATCAGGCCGGTGCATCACCTTCCCGGCGTCGGCAAAAACCTTCAGGATCACATCCACGGCGCGATCAAGCACTACTGCCCGAAGCCCGTCTCCTACTATAACATCGTCAAGCCGAGTGCGCTCCTGCGGCACGTCGCTTACTATCTGATGACGCACAAAGGGCCCGCGTCGATCGTGGGGCTGGAATCGCTCGCCTTTCTCAAGACGCGGCCCGAGATTGTTGCGCCGGATGTGCAGTATCACTTCGCGGCGATCCTTTACGCCGATCACGGGCGCAAGATGATCCAGCGCCATGGATATATGGGCTATTACAACGTGCAGCGGCCCGAGGCGCGTGGCGAGATCGCGCTGAAATCGGCGGACCCGCTGGCGCATCCGGCGATCCAGCCGAACTATCTTCAAAACGAGGCCGACCTGCGCACGTTGCGAGACGGTTTCAAGATGCTGCGCGATGTCTTCGCGCAACCCGCGTTCGATCCGTATCGCGGCGAGGAATGGCAGCCGGGCGCGAAGGTGCGCACCGACGCCGAAATCGACGATTACAACCGTCGCACGGCAGAGACGATCTATCATCCGATCGGCACCTGCAAGATGGGGCAGGACGCCATGGCGGTGGTGGACGAGACGCTTCGCGTGCGCGGGCTGGAGGGACTGCGCGTGGTGGACGCATCGATCATGCCGCGCCTCATCAGCGGCAACACCAACGCGCCGACGATCATGATCGCTGAAAAAGCGGCGGATATGATCCTGT
- a CDS encoding chorismate-binding protein, which yields MPVLRAAENHAQQGRWAVGFVAYEAAAAFDMALTTLAPDPRFPLAAFAVFDAPKPWQEAPAAFACSGWGADMTRADYSEKIAAIHDGIADGAHYQVNLTMRLASRFDGDPRGLFDALRRAQPHAYALYLDFGDCSALPWQIASVSPELFFAWEPRTRAILTRPMKGTAHADAPPDALLASPKERAENLMIVDLLRNDIARVAVDGTVSVPKLFSIEKLSTVQQMTSTVTGTARPRTALADIFAALFPCGSVTGAPKIAAMKSIAALETGPRGPYCGALGVIEPGGAATFSVGIRTVAIANGTATCGVGSGVTWDSNAADEYEECIMKRRFLLRASAPFELLETMKIDDGAIVLLHRHMARLARAAEHFGFPFDEDEVRRAVADICADHATGAHRLRLLLSREGALTLETGPLPATPADPFVVFAQSPVSSDDEFLRHKTTNRAVYEAHAPKDGAVFDTLLFNERGEITEFTRGNVAIMRNGKLVTPAETCGLLPGTLRAELLARGDVSEDVLTRKDIIEASNVMFLNTLRGLISVRLRFQ from the coding sequence GTGCCGGTTCTTCGCGCGGCGGAAAACCACGCGCAACAGGGGCGTTGGGCCGTCGGCTTCGTGGCCTATGAAGCAGCAGCGGCGTTCGACATGGCGCTAACGACACTTGCACCCGACCCGCGCTTTCCGCTCGCGGCCTTCGCCGTGTTCGATGCTCCGAAGCCGTGGCAAGAAGCGCCCGCCGCCTTCGCTTGCTCGGGCTGGGGGGCAGACATGACGCGCGCCGACTACAGCGAAAAAATCGCGGCCATTCACGACGGCATCGCCGACGGTGCGCATTATCAGGTGAATCTGACCATGCGCCTCGCCTCGCGCTTCGATGGCGACCCGCGCGGCCTGTTCGACGCCTTGCGCCGCGCCCAGCCGCACGCCTACGCGCTTTATCTCGATTTCGGCGATTGTTCCGCGCTTCCATGGCAGATCGCGTCCGTCTCGCCGGAATTGTTCTTCGCGTGGGAACCGCGAACCCGCGCGATCCTCACCCGGCCCATGAAGGGCACCGCGCACGCCGACGCGCCCCCGGATGCGCTGCTGGCCTCGCCGAAGGAGCGCGCCGAAAACCTGATGATCGTGGACCTTCTGCGCAACGACATCGCGCGCGTCGCCGTGGACGGCACCGTAAGTGTGCCGAAGCTGTTCTCCATCGAGAAGCTCTCCACCGTGCAGCAGATGACGTCGACCGTCACCGGCACCGCGCGCCCGAGGACCGCACTCGCCGACATCTTCGCCGCCCTGTTCCCCTGCGGCTCCGTCACCGGCGCGCCGAAGATCGCGGCGATGAAATCCATCGCGGCGCTCGAAACCGGCCCGCGCGGCCCCTATTGCGGGGCGCTCGGCGTTATCGAACCCGGCGGTGCGGCGACTTTCAGCGTCGGCATCCGAACGGTCGCGATCGCGAACGGCACCGCCACCTGCGGGGTCGGCAGCGGCGTGACATGGGATTCGAACGCGGCCGACGAATATGAGGAGTGCATCATGAAGCGCCGTTTCCTTCTTCGCGCGAGCGCCCCTTTTGAACTGCTGGAAACGATGAAGATCGATGACGGCGCGATTGTTCTTCTGCATCGTCACATGGCGAGGCTCGCCCGCGCGGCTGAGCATTTCGGCTTTCCCTTCGACGAAGACGAGGTGCGCCGCGCTGTGGCCGACATTTGCGCAGACCACGCGACGGGCGCGCATCGCCTGCGACTTCTCCTCTCGCGGGAGGGTGCCTTGACGCTTGAAACCGGGCCGCTTCCCGCCACGCCCGCCGATCCCTTCGTGGTGTTCGCGCAATCGCCCGTCTCAAGCGATGACGAATTCCTGCGGCACAAGACGACGAACCGCGCCGTTTACGAAGCGCATGCCCCGAAGGATGGCGCCGTCTTCGACACGCTCCTCTTCAACGAGCGAGGCGAGATCACGGAGTTTACTAGGGGCAATGTCGCCATCATGCGCAACGGCAAGCTCGTTACACCGGCTGAAACCTGCGGCCTCTTGCCGGGAACGCTCCGCGCGGAGCTTCTCGCCCGTGGTGATGTCAGCGAAGACGTGTTAACGAGAAAGGATATTATCGAAGCAAGCAACGTTATGTTTCTTAACACTCTTCGAGGATTGATTTCCGTTCGCCTGCGATTTCAGTAA